From a single Paramisgurnus dabryanus chromosome 17, PD_genome_1.1, whole genome shotgun sequence genomic region:
- the LOC135737424 gene encoding uncharacterized protein — MEKEGLKRSLDLLDSNGLMVDYIVTDRHPQIQKFLRERSITQYYDVWHFEKGLSKRLSLLAEQKGCEVLKKWLRSIRNHVYWCATSSPSGPEKVAKWNSLINHLQNVHVHDDPTFSKCKHPDQESSNSTKWFTPGSMVLHKVEKILVNKRVLKDVGKLSHHHQTSSVEAFHSLILRFAPKNVVFPFIGMLCRLYLATMHYNENADREQAVTKAGEAKFKVVFPKSKRGECIARPVKTQATYFYVDDLIRLVFDEVLEDSAPFVEKLKEIPIPLDLASQFERPSKEDVIERHLTRFSVGVVGSRHTDQPDRETPSGS; from the exons ATGGAGAAGGAGGGCCTGAAGCGTTCCCTAGATCTTCTGGATTCAAATGGTCTGATGGTGGACTACATTGTGACTGACCGACATCCACAAATCCAAAAGTTTTTGAGAGAACGCAGCATTACACAATACTATGATGTGTGGCATTttgaaaaag gTTTGTCAAAGCGACTATCCCTTCTGGCAGAACAAAAGGGCTGTGAGGTTTTAAAGAAATGGTTGCGCAGTATTAGAAATCATGTTTATTGGTGCGCAACATCTTCACCTTCTGGACCTGAGAAGGTGGCCAAGTGGAACTCCTTGATAAACCATCTTCAAAATGTGCATGTCCATGACGACCCTACATTTTCCAAATGTAAACATCCGGACCAAGAGTCTAGCAATTCAACGAAATGGTTTACACCAG GGTCAATGGTTCTACATAAAGTAGAAAAAATTTTAGTCAATAAGAGAGTCCTCAAGGATGTCGGGAAGCTAAGCCATCACCATCAAACATCATCAGTGGAGGCCTTCCATAGCCTGATTCTTCGATTTGCACCCAAAAATGTGGTCTtcccatttattggaatgctgtgcag ATTGTACCTTGCAACCATGCATTATAATGAAAATGCAGACCGTGAGCAAGctgtaacaaaagcaggagaggcaAAGTTCAAGGTTGTGTTCCCAAAATCTAAGAGAGGGGAATGCATCGCAAGGCCAGTAAAAACACAAGCGACATACT TTTATGTGGATGAcctgatcaggcttgtgtttgacgAGGTGCTTGAGGACTCAGCTCCATTTGTTGAAAAGCTGAAGGAAATCCCGATTCCattggacctggcatcacaatTCGAGAGGCCTTCTAAGGAGGATGTGATTGAACGCCATCTCACGCGCTTCAGTGTAGGGGTGGTCGGAAGCCGACATACCGACCAGCCTGATCGGGAAACTCCAAGCGGATCCTGA